GGCTGCCGACGAGCCGCAGGCGTGGCAGTTCGAGCCGAGGCGCTTCGGCGCAGGCAGCTTCATCGCCTGCGCCAGCGGCGAGGCGAGACCCGAGTAAGTAAGAGCCACGAGGCGAGGCCTGAGTTGATTGCGCGGGCCGGGTACCCGCGCCGGAGGCGTGGGTGGGCGCTCGAACGCGGGAGGGCTGACATGATTCCTGGCGAGTACATCCTGGCCGAGGAACCGATCAGGGCCAACGAGGGGCGGCAGACGGTCGAGCTGATTGTGGCCAACACCGGCGACCGGCCCATCCAGGTGGGCTCCCACTTCCACTTCTTCGAGGCGAACAAGGCGCTTCGGTTCGAGCGGGCTCTCGCGTTCGGCATGCGCCCGAACATCCCCGCCGGTACCGCGGTGCGCTTCGAGCCCGGCGACGCGAAGCGCGTGACCCTGGTGGAGCTGGCAGGCCGGCGCGAGGTCTACGGGCTCAACGCGCTGACTGAAGGCCCCACGACTGAGCCCGCTAAAGTCTCGGCCGTGCAGCGCGCCCGGCAACAGGCCTTCGGAGGCGCCGAGTCGTGAGCCTCAGGATTTCGCGACGGCAGCACGCGGACCTCTACGGCCCCACCACGGGCGATCGGGTTCGACTGGCCGACACCGATCTCCTCATCGAGGTGGAGCGGGACCTGAGCGTGTACGGCGACGAGGTGAAGTTCGGCGGCGGCAAGGTGATCCGTGACGGGATGGGCCAGTCGGCGCGCGCGACCTCGGCCGAGGGCGTCCTGGATCTCGTGATCACGAACGCCCTGATCGTGGATCACTGGGGGGTCGTCAAGGCGGACATCGGGATCAAGCACGGCCGCATCGTGGGGATCGGCAAGGCCGGCAACCCGGACGTCATGGCAGGGGTGAGCCCGGGCATGGTCATCGGGGCCGGCACCGAGGTGATCGCGGGCGAGGGCAAGATCGTGACCGCGGGGGGCATCGACAGCCACATCCACTTCATCTGTCCGCAACTCTGCGCGGAAGCCCTCTCCGCCGGCGTCACGACCCTTCTGGGAGGTGGGACGGGTCCCGCCACGGGCACCAACGCCACGACGTGCACCCCGGGGGCCTGGAACCTCCACCGGATGCTCGAGGCGGCTGACGGGCTGCCGCTCAACCTCGGGTTTCTCGGCAAGGGCAATGCCTCGCGCCCCGATCCGCTCCGGGAACAGATCGAGGCGGGGGCCATCGGCCTGAAGCTCCACGAGGACTGGGGCAGCACGCCGGCGGCCGTCGACTGCGCCCTGACCGTCGCGGGGGAGTACGACGTCCAGGTGGCAATCCATACGGACACGCTGAACGAGGCGGGGTTTGTGGAGGATTCGATCCGCGCCTTCAAAGGGCGGACGATCCATACGTACCACACGGAGGGGGCGGGCGGCGGCCACGCCCCCGACATCATCCGCGTCTGCGGCGAGCCCAACTGCCTGCCGTCCTCGACGAACCCGACCATGCCGTTCACCGTGAACACGATGGACGAGCACCTCGACATGCTCATGGTCTGCCACCACCTGAACCCGAAGATCCCCGAAGACCTGGCGTTCGCCGAGTCGCGGATCCGCGCCGAGACCATCGCCGCGGAGGATGTCCTCCACGACCTGGGCGCGATCAGCATGCTCTCCTCCGACTCGCAGGCGATGGGGCGGATCGGCGAGGTGATCATGCGGACCTGGCAGACCGCCGACAAGATGAAGCGGCAACGGGGTCCGCTCGACGGCGATGGCCGGAACGACAACCGCCGCGTGAAGCGCTACGTCGCCAAGTACACGATCAACCCTGCCGTCACCCACGGGATCGCTCACGAGGTCGGCTCGGTGGAGGTGGGCAAGCTCGCGGATCTGGTGCTCTGGAAGCCGGCGTTCTTCGGGGTCAAGCCCGATCTGATCGTCAAGGGAGGATTCATCGCGTGGGCCGCCATGGGGGACCCGAATGCCTCCATCCCGACCCCCCAGCCGCTCCTCTATCGCCCCATGTTCGGCGCATACGGGCGCGCGCCACACACGACCGCGCTGACCTTCGTTTCCAAGGCGGCGCTGGACGGCGGCGTGCCGGCGCGCCTCGGCCTCCAGAAGCGCGTGGTCGCGGTGCGCGGGTGCCGCGGCCTCACCAAACGCTCGATGATTCACAACGA
The genomic region above belongs to Candidatus Rokuibacteriota bacterium and contains:
- the ureC gene encoding urease subunit alpha; translated protein: MSLRISRRQHADLYGPTTGDRVRLADTDLLIEVERDLSVYGDEVKFGGGKVIRDGMGQSARATSAEGVLDLVITNALIVDHWGVVKADIGIKHGRIVGIGKAGNPDVMAGVSPGMVIGAGTEVIAGEGKIVTAGGIDSHIHFICPQLCAEALSAGVTTLLGGGTGPATGTNATTCTPGAWNLHRMLEAADGLPLNLGFLGKGNASRPDPLREQIEAGAIGLKLHEDWGSTPAAVDCALTVAGEYDVQVAIHTDTLNEAGFVEDSIRAFKGRTIHTYHTEGAGGGHAPDIIRVCGEPNCLPSSTNPTMPFTVNTMDEHLDMLMVCHHLNPKIPEDLAFAESRIRAETIAAEDVLHDLGAISMLSSDSQAMGRIGEVIMRTWQTADKMKRQRGPLDGDGRNDNRRVKRYVAKYTINPAVTHGIAHEVGSVEVGKLADLVLWKPAFFGVKPDLIVKGGFIAWAAMGDPNASIPTPQPLLYRPMFGAYGRAPHTTALTFVSKAALDGGVPARLGLQKRVVAVRGCRGLTKRSMIHNDACPQIEVDPETYEVRADGQLLTCEPAQVLPMAQRYFLF
- the ureB gene encoding urease subunit beta — encoded protein: MIPGEYILAEEPIRANEGRQTVELIVANTGDRPIQVGSHFHFFEANKALRFERALAFGMRPNIPAGTAVRFEPGDAKRVTLVELAGRREVYGLNALTEGPTTEPAKVSAVQRARQQAFGGAES